In Cotesia glomerata isolate CgM1 linkage group LG1, MPM_Cglom_v2.3, whole genome shotgun sequence, one genomic interval encodes:
- the LOC123263147 gene encoding flavin-containing monooxygenase FMO GS-OX3-like has product MPSDKKRVAIIGGGVAGLIVARHVSARTEDYSLMLFEQTDQVGGTWVYTDRTEVDKNGLPVHSSMYKNLRTNLPKEIMQIPDFPFKNEDGPSFVHHSVIRQYLQDYAQHFNLFAHIKLNTLVKHVEPVILSDQTTWLVTYKNMATLEETTVRFDAVILCNGHYTVGNIPNIRGRSTFNGTCIHSHQYRLPEKYKGKNVCILGASWSGIDIAIEVSKYAKKVYLSHNLPEGLKAKIANNVEQRAGIEFIDGKTFHFRDGTSAEIDDLIYCTGYKFTYPFMSDKVKIKTDDNHVEPIYKHLVHADTKNLFFMGLPGIVIPFPMFHIQSQYILRILDGHIKLPSSEKMKSDYEKEKNMLLQQGIPIRHIIKMKERQWAYYDEIATAANVASFPPVIKKIYNHSNAMRELDFMTYKNYQYRIIDKEDFTVCYGKQE; this is encoded by the exons atgccaagtgataaaaaaagagTTGCAATAATCGGCGGGGGTGTTGCTGGATTAATTGTCGCAAGACATGTATCAGCCAGAACAGAAGACTATAGTCTTATGTTATTTGAACAAACTGACCAAGTAGGAGGTACTTGGGTTTACACTGACAGAACTGAAGTCGACAAAAATGGTCTTCCTGTACACAGTAGTATGTACAAAAATTTGAG aacaaatttacCTAAAGAAATTATGCAAATACCGGATTTTCcttttaaaaatgaagatgGCCCGTCTTTTGTGCATCACTCCGTAAttcgtcaatatttacaagaCTACGCTCAGCATTTCAATCTCTTCGCTCAtatcaaa CTAAATACTCTGGTGAAACACGTAGAACCAGTAATTTTAAGTGATCAAACAACTTGGTTGGTCACCTATAAAAATATGGCGACTCTGGAAGAAACTACCGTAAGATTTGATGCGGTAATTCTTTGTAATGGCCACTATACTGTAGGAAATATTCCTAATATAAGAGGAAGAAGTACTTTCAATGGTACTTGCATTCATAGTCATCAATATCGACTGCCGGAGAAGTACAAaggaaaaaatgtttgtatTCTCGGAGCTTCGTGGTCTGGAATTGATATTGCTATTGAAGTGTCTAAATATGCTAAGAAG gTTTATTTAAGTCATAACTTACCAGAAGGATTAAAAGCCAAGATAGCGAACAACGTCGAACAAAGAGCGggtattgaatttattgatgGTAAAACTTTTCACTTCAGAGACGGAACTTCTGCTGAAATTGATGACTTAATTTATTGCActg GTTACAAGTTCACTTACCCATTCATGTCCGACAaggtgaaaataaaaacagacGATAATCATGTCGAGCCGATTTACAAACACCTTGTCCATGCAGAtacgaaaaatttattctttatggGCTTGCCAGGAATAGTAATACCCTTCCCGATGTTCCATATTCAGTCTCAGTATATTTTAAGAATTCTTGATGGACATATTAAGCTACCTTCttctgaaaaaatgaaatctgaTTATGAAAAAGAGAAGAACATGCTCCTTCAACAAGGAATTcca ataagacatattattaaaatgaaggAACGCCAGTGGGCTTACTATGATGAAATCGCAACGGCGGCAAATGTTGCATCATTTCCAccagttattaaaaaaatttacaatcacTCCAATGCTATGCGGGAATTGGATTTCATGACCTACAAGAATTATCAGTATCGAATTATTGACAAAGAAGATTTTACCGTTTGTTACGGTAAACAGGAATAA
- the LOC123265882 gene encoding dynein light chain Tctex-type protein 2B-like isoform X1, which produces MSQTSNKSKMTVTRDSENSSDKLLKNKNDNELLNDDQQNPASYQISPQLADKFKPQLVKEIIYNVLHDQLSSKVYNVQDANKWGKEISDIIKNKVKELNFRQYKYIVNVVLGEQRGAGVKIGTRCLWDAEADDYAHGNFLNETIFCVACVYAVFFY; this is translated from the exons atgagtCAGACAagcaataaatcaaaaatgacAGTCACCCGGGATAGTGAAAACTCGTcagataaattgttaaaaaataaaaatgataatgagTTACTGAATGACGACCAACAAAATCCTGCTTCGTATCAAATCAGTCCTCAGCTTGCTGACAA atttaaaCCGCAGTtagtaaaagaaataatttataatgtgCTGCATGATCAATTGTCATCAAAAGTGTACAATGTTCAAGATGCCAATAAATGGGGCAAGGAAATTTctgatattattaaaaataaagtcaaag aattaaattttcgacAATACAAGTACATTGTAAATGTAGTTTTGGGTGAACAGAGAGGAGCTGGAGTTAAAATAGGAACCAGATGTTTATGGGACGCAGAAGCTGATGATTATGCCCATGGAAATTTTCTCAAT gaaaCGATATTTTGTGTTGCATGTGTCTACGCCGTATTTTTTTACtag
- the LOC123263127 gene encoding vesicular glutamate transporter 1-like isoform X2 — protein sequence MLRINMNLAIVAMIIPRAKAAAVAQCSAVYIVSPDHSKNKSTDLSLFSTSSIVPNSSLEQLFDWDEYDQGLALGAYYWLHWLSQLPGGLLARRYGTKTVFGLGNFVVAILGLSIPFVTHYHLYALVTVRVLQGLISGVMWPAMHDMTAKWIPQNERSKFVSAYMGSSIGAAITYPLCALIINLFNWEAAFYITSLLAIIWYCFWYFLVFDSPNIHPRISQAEQKYILEHTAGTVQTSSREKVPWKEILLSGPLWITAIGHWGGAWGFLTFMTQAPSYFNFVHGWNLKATGLFSGLPHILRMIVSYTYSIFSDWLLRTNRMSLKNVRKLANLVTSGGGAILTLGLAFSGCQPTLAILFMMTGTAVNGAVSAGTLANLVDLSPNFASVLLGLSGLLTGISGFISPLVVGILTNHKQTVEQWRLVFIIATANLAISAIVYTIWGTSDVQPWNESKKPDAAEEELSKLKVKINDDSRDTDNLKINNFNCKAKEEKKSMA from the exons ATGCTGCGAATAAACATGAATTTAGCAATTGTAGCGATGATAATCCCTCGAGCAAAGGCCGCTGCAGTAGCCCAGTGTTCAGCAGTTTATATCGTATCACCAGACCACTCGAAGAATAAATCGACTGATTTGTCGCTATTCTCCACATCGAGCATCGTTCCCAATTCTTCG TTAGAACAATTGTTTGATTGGGACGAGTACGATCAAGGTCTTGCTCTGGGTGCCTATTACTGGTTACACTGGTTGTCGCAATTGCCGGGTGGACTTCTAGCCCGGCGTTATGGCACCAAAACGGTTTTTGGTCTTGGAAATTTCGTGGTAGCAATACTTGGATTGTCAATTCCTTTTGTTACTCACTATCATCTGTATGCTTTGGTAACAGTCAGGGTTTTGCAAGGATTAAtttcg GGTGTAATGTGGCCAGCTATGCATGACATGACTGCAAAATGGATTCCTCAAAATGAAAGAAGTAAATTTGTTAGTGCTTATATgg GTAGTTCAATCGGAGCAGCTATTACTTACCCGCTTTGcgctctaataattaatttgttcaaCTGGGAAGCTGCTTTCTACATAACATCTCTTCTTGCAATCATCTGGTATTGCTTCTGGTACTTTTTGGTCTTCGACTCCCCGAATATCCACCCGAGGATTTCCCAGGCCGAACAAAAATACATTCTAGAGCATACTGCGGGTACAGTGCAAACAAGTTCCCGAGAAAAAGTTCCTTGGAAAGAAATATTACTATCCGGTCCTCTTTGGATCACCGCGATCGGCCATTGGGGAGGCGCTTGGGGTTTTCTAACCTTCATGACACAAGCGCCATCTTATTTCAACTTTGTTCATGGGTGGAATCTAAAAGCC ACTGGATTGTTTTCTGGACTTCCGCACATTTTACGGATGATAGTTTCGTATACTTACTCAATTTTCAGTGACTGGTTGCTAAGAACCAACAGAATGTCGCTGAAAAACGTCAGAAAGCTAGCAAACTTGGTGACTTCAGGTGGAGGAGCTATTTTAACTCTCGGGTTAGCATTCAGCGGGTGTCAGCCAACACTCGCGATATTATTCATGATGACAGGTACAGCTGTCAATGGCGCAGTTTCTGCTGGTACTTTGGCAAACTTGGTCGACCTGAGTCCTAATTTCGCCAGTGTCTTGCTTGGACTCAGCGGACTTCTCACTGGGATCTCTGGGTTCATTTCTCCACTAGTCGTTGGTATCTTAACAAACCACaag CAAACTGTAGAACAATGGCGGCTGGTTTTTATAATTGCGACGGCAAATTTAGCGATAAGCGCTATTGTTTACACAATTTGGGGTACTTCGGATGTCCAACCGTGGAACGAGAGTAAAAAACCCGACGCTGCTGAAGAAGaactatcaaaattaaaagtaaaaatcaaTGACGACTCCCGAGAtactgataatttaaaaataaataattttaattgtaaagcaaaagaagaaaaaaaatcaatggcctaa
- the LOC123263127 gene encoding sialin-like isoform X1: MGKEFLSCRNVLWILVFCGFAINYMLRINMNLAIVAMIIPRAKAAAVAQCSAVYIVSPDHSKNKSTDLSLFSTSSIVPNSSLEQLFDWDEYDQGLALGAYYWLHWLSQLPGGLLARRYGTKTVFGLGNFVVAILGLSIPFVTHYHLYALVTVRVLQGLISGVMWPAMHDMTAKWIPQNERSKFVSAYMGSSIGAAITYPLCALIINLFNWEAAFYITSLLAIIWYCFWYFLVFDSPNIHPRISQAEQKYILEHTAGTVQTSSREKVPWKEILLSGPLWITAIGHWGGAWGFLTFMTQAPSYFNFVHGWNLKATGLFSGLPHILRMIVSYTYSIFSDWLLRTNRMSLKNVRKLANLVTSGGGAILTLGLAFSGCQPTLAILFMMTGTAVNGAVSAGTLANLVDLSPNFASVLLGLSGLLTGISGFISPLVVGILTNHKQTVEQWRLVFIIATANLAISAIVYTIWGTSDVQPWNESKKPDAAEEELSKLKVKINDDSRDTDNLKINNFNCKAKEEKKSMA, translated from the exons atgg GCAAAGAATTTCTATCATGCAGAAACGTGCTTTGGATTCTAGTCTTTTGTGGTTTCGCTATAAATTATATGCTGCGAATAAACATGAATTTAGCAATTGTAGCGATGATAATCCCTCGAGCAAAGGCCGCTGCAGTAGCCCAGTGTTCAGCAGTTTATATCGTATCACCAGACCACTCGAAGAATAAATCGACTGATTTGTCGCTATTCTCCACATCGAGCATCGTTCCCAATTCTTCG TTAGAACAATTGTTTGATTGGGACGAGTACGATCAAGGTCTTGCTCTGGGTGCCTATTACTGGTTACACTGGTTGTCGCAATTGCCGGGTGGACTTCTAGCCCGGCGTTATGGCACCAAAACGGTTTTTGGTCTTGGAAATTTCGTGGTAGCAATACTTGGATTGTCAATTCCTTTTGTTACTCACTATCATCTGTATGCTTTGGTAACAGTCAGGGTTTTGCAAGGATTAAtttcg GGTGTAATGTGGCCAGCTATGCATGACATGACTGCAAAATGGATTCCTCAAAATGAAAGAAGTAAATTTGTTAGTGCTTATATgg GTAGTTCAATCGGAGCAGCTATTACTTACCCGCTTTGcgctctaataattaatttgttcaaCTGGGAAGCTGCTTTCTACATAACATCTCTTCTTGCAATCATCTGGTATTGCTTCTGGTACTTTTTGGTCTTCGACTCCCCGAATATCCACCCGAGGATTTCCCAGGCCGAACAAAAATACATTCTAGAGCATACTGCGGGTACAGTGCAAACAAGTTCCCGAGAAAAAGTTCCTTGGAAAGAAATATTACTATCCGGTCCTCTTTGGATCACCGCGATCGGCCATTGGGGAGGCGCTTGGGGTTTTCTAACCTTCATGACACAAGCGCCATCTTATTTCAACTTTGTTCATGGGTGGAATCTAAAAGCC ACTGGATTGTTTTCTGGACTTCCGCACATTTTACGGATGATAGTTTCGTATACTTACTCAATTTTCAGTGACTGGTTGCTAAGAACCAACAGAATGTCGCTGAAAAACGTCAGAAAGCTAGCAAACTTGGTGACTTCAGGTGGAGGAGCTATTTTAACTCTCGGGTTAGCATTCAGCGGGTGTCAGCCAACACTCGCGATATTATTCATGATGACAGGTACAGCTGTCAATGGCGCAGTTTCTGCTGGTACTTTGGCAAACTTGGTCGACCTGAGTCCTAATTTCGCCAGTGTCTTGCTTGGACTCAGCGGACTTCTCACTGGGATCTCTGGGTTCATTTCTCCACTAGTCGTTGGTATCTTAACAAACCACaag CAAACTGTAGAACAATGGCGGCTGGTTTTTATAATTGCGACGGCAAATTTAGCGATAAGCGCTATTGTTTACACAATTTGGGGTACTTCGGATGTCCAACCGTGGAACGAGAGTAAAAAACCCGACGCTGCTGAAGAAGaactatcaaaattaaaagtaaaaatcaaTGACGACTCCCGAGAtactgataatttaaaaataaataattttaattgtaaagcaaaagaagaaaaaaaatcaatggcctaa
- the LOC123265882 gene encoding dynein light chain Tctex-type protein 2B-like isoform X2, whose protein sequence is MSQTSNKSKMTVTRDSENSSDKLLKNKNDNELLNDDQQNPASYQISPQLADKFKPQLVKEIIYNVLHDQLSSKVYNVQDANKWGKEISDIIKNKVKELNFRQYKYIVNVVLGEQRGAGVKIGTRCLWDAEADDYAHGNFLNNQINLTVTQAQCLLI, encoded by the exons atgagtCAGACAagcaataaatcaaaaatgacAGTCACCCGGGATAGTGAAAACTCGTcagataaattgttaaaaaataaaaatgataatgagTTACTGAATGACGACCAACAAAATCCTGCTTCGTATCAAATCAGTCCTCAGCTTGCTGACAA atttaaaCCGCAGTtagtaaaagaaataatttataatgtgCTGCATGATCAATTGTCATCAAAAGTGTACAATGTTCAAGATGCCAATAAATGGGGCAAGGAAATTTctgatattattaaaaataaagtcaaag aattaaattttcgacAATACAAGTACATTGTAAATGTAGTTTTGGGTGAACAGAGAGGAGCTGGAGTTAAAATAGGAACCAGATGTTTATGGGACGCAGAAGCTGATGATTATGCCCATGGAAATTTTCTCAAT AATCAAATCAATCTAACCGTAACTCAAGCTCAGTGCCTCTTAATCTAG